The following proteins are co-located in the Sphingomonas donggukensis genome:
- the motA gene encoding flagellar motor stator protein MotA yields the protein MFPVIGLVVLLAMVFGGFVITGGALGPVLHAVPHEMLIIGGAAIGALIIGNSGKELKAIGGGLGKVFKGPKYKKQDYLDTIFLVSKLMKMLRTDGPIALEPHVEDPASSAIFAEYPRLLADHTLINLIADTLRLVVVSSGTLDVHAVEEVMDNAIKTHHHEVQGPQGTLTSLGDALPALGIVAAVLGVVKTMGSIDKPPAILGGMIGSALVGTFLGVLLAYGIVGPLANRLQQVIDADGAIYHVVKQIIIASLHGHPQPLVIEAARSGIAHANQPGFGEVFDGLRGR from the coding sequence ATGTTTCCTGTCATCGGCCTGGTCGTCCTGCTCGCGATGGTGTTCGGCGGTTTCGTCATCACCGGCGGTGCACTGGGGCCTGTCCTGCACGCCGTCCCGCACGAGATGCTCATCATCGGCGGCGCCGCGATCGGCGCGCTCATCATCGGCAATTCGGGCAAGGAGCTGAAGGCGATCGGCGGTGGCCTCGGCAAGGTGTTCAAGGGGCCCAAGTACAAGAAGCAGGATTACCTCGACACGATCTTCCTGGTGTCGAAGCTGATGAAGATGCTGCGCACCGACGGGCCCATCGCACTGGAGCCGCATGTCGAGGATCCGGCGTCGTCGGCGATCTTTGCCGAATATCCGCGGCTGCTGGCCGACCACACGCTCATCAACCTGATCGCCGACACGCTGCGGCTGGTCGTGGTGTCGTCGGGCACGCTCGACGTCCACGCGGTCGAGGAAGTGATGGATAACGCGATCAAGACCCACCATCACGAGGTGCAGGGGCCGCAGGGCACGCTGACGTCGCTGGGCGACGCGCTGCCCGCGCTCGGCATCGTCGCTGCGGTGCTGGGCGTGGTGAAGACGATGGGATCGATCGACAAGCCGCCTGCGATCCTGGGCGGCATGATCGGCTCCGCGCTGGTCGGCACCTTCCTCGGCGTGCTGCTCGCCTACGGTATCGTCGGCCCGCTCGCCAACCGGTTGCAGCAGGTGATCGACGCCGACGGCGCGATCTATCATGTGGTCAAGCAGATCATCATCGCCTCGCTCCACGGCCACCCGCAGCCGCTGGTGATCGAGGCCGCCCGCTCGGGCATCGCGCATGCGAACCAGCCCGGCTTTGGCGAAGTCTTCGACGGGCTGCGCGGACGGTGA
- a CDS encoding flagellin encodes MRISSSLLYDRAAQSMGGLTARADTLQTQIATGKRIVAPSNDAAGYRQLNTLKRAATDDVQNAANVQLAASLVTASDTALSAIETQLQRANELVVQGASDTLSADQKSAIATQLDAVLEDIVRLANATDSRGSPLFSGASEATPYTLNADGTVSYGGSGESSPIPIGGASIQATVSGERIFGGVATAAGTSDVFAIVKSVADSLRAGTGIGSGIADVQAALGAVTDARASAGARGARLDLETARLADIATAREEVRTGIEDVDVTQTITELQKTLTVLQATQASFTKLTSLSLFDYIR; translated from the coding sequence ATGCGCATCTCCTCCTCCCTGCTGTACGATCGCGCCGCGCAGTCGATGGGCGGCCTGACCGCGCGCGCCGACACGCTCCAGACCCAGATCGCGACCGGCAAGCGCATCGTCGCGCCGTCGAACGATGCCGCGGGCTATCGCCAGCTGAACACGCTGAAGCGCGCCGCCACCGACGATGTGCAGAATGCCGCGAACGTGCAGCTGGCCGCCAGTCTGGTCACCGCATCCGATACGGCGCTGTCGGCGATCGAAACCCAGTTGCAGCGCGCAAACGAGCTGGTCGTGCAGGGCGCGTCCGACACGCTGTCGGCGGACCAGAAATCGGCGATCGCGACCCAGCTGGATGCGGTGCTCGAGGATATCGTGCGCCTCGCCAACGCTACCGATTCGCGCGGCAGCCCGCTGTTCAGCGGCGCGAGCGAGGCGACGCCCTATACGCTCAACGCCGACGGCACCGTCAGCTACGGCGGCAGCGGCGAATCCTCCCCCATCCCCATCGGCGGGGCATCGATCCAGGCGACCGTCAGCGGCGAGCGCATCTTCGGCGGCGTCGCCACCGCCGCCGGGACGAGCGACGTCTTCGCGATCGTCAAATCCGTCGCCGATTCGCTGCGCGCGGGAACCGGTATCGGCAGCGGCATCGCCGACGTGCAGGCGGCGCTCGGCGCGGTCACCGACGCCCGCGCATCGGCGGGCGCACGCGGTGCGCGGCTCGACCTCGAGACCGCGCGCCTGGCCGACATCGCCACCGCGCGCGAGGAAGTGCGCACGGGCATCGAGGACGTCGACGTGACGCAGACGATCACCGAGCTGCAGAAGACGCTGACCGTGCTGCAGGCGACGCAGGCGAGCTTTACGAAGCTGACCTCGCTGTCGCTGTTCGATTACATTCGCTGA
- the flgK gene encoding flagellar hook-associated protein FlgK, with translation MSDLFTIGYSGVRAYQAALGTTSENIANAGTAGYARRTATIAEVTRATSMSLGQTTNLGGNGSIVTGIARSADAFKVAEVRVAGADLARTETGVIWLDRVEGALTGNQLGERLTAFFNAGKAVAADPAAGAPRAVMLETASSLASAFAGTGRAIDAARADLKGSGNDAARKLTDLSDALARVNASLTRAKPASVEQAALFDERDRVLESMSALVDVDVQTDAYGRATARAGGSTGPVLADAAGSAFVTFTMNASGGVSFAANRGGGTELIPAHGGTLAGIADGAARVVAARETLDDLATRFTTGINELQADGRDLDGAAGQPMFTVGATPTEIQMTLTDPRGIAAAAVGEGVRGNGNMAALAAFRTDGAFETRLADSVTANAAALSARRDVASAQGTIRDAAVAAREGVSGVDLDEEAVNLIRFQQAYQASGRVIQVAREILQTIIDIR, from the coding sequence GTGAGCGACCTGTTCACCATCGGCTATTCGGGTGTGCGCGCCTATCAGGCGGCGCTGGGCACCACGTCCGAGAATATCGCGAACGCGGGCACCGCAGGCTATGCGCGGCGCACCGCGACCATCGCCGAGGTCACGCGCGCGACCAGCATGTCGCTGGGCCAGACCACCAACCTGGGCGGCAACGGATCGATCGTTACCGGCATCGCCCGCTCGGCGGATGCGTTCAAGGTCGCCGAGGTCCGCGTCGCGGGCGCCGACCTGGCGCGTACCGAAACCGGCGTGATTTGGCTCGACCGGGTCGAGGGCGCGCTGACCGGCAACCAGCTCGGCGAGCGGCTGACCGCATTCTTCAACGCCGGCAAGGCGGTCGCCGCCGACCCCGCCGCCGGCGCCCCGCGCGCCGTGATGCTGGAGACCGCATCGAGCCTGGCATCCGCATTCGCCGGCACGGGCCGTGCGATCGACGCCGCGCGCGCCGACCTGAAGGGCAGCGGCAACGATGCCGCGAGGAAACTGACCGATCTGTCCGACGCTCTGGCCCGCGTGAACGCCAGCCTGACCCGCGCGAAGCCCGCTTCGGTCGAACAGGCCGCCTTGTTCGACGAACGCGACCGGGTGCTCGAATCGATGAGCGCGCTGGTCGATGTCGACGTGCAGACCGACGCCTATGGCCGCGCCACGGCGCGCGCCGGCGGCAGCACCGGCCCGGTGCTGGCCGATGCCGCCGGGTCCGCCTTCGTGACCTTTACGATGAACGCAAGCGGTGGCGTCTCGTTCGCGGCGAATCGCGGCGGCGGGACAGAGCTGATCCCCGCGCACGGCGGGACGCTTGCCGGCATCGCCGATGGCGCCGCACGCGTCGTGGCCGCGCGCGAGACGCTCGACGATCTCGCCACCCGCTTCACGACCGGGATCAACGAGCTTCAGGCCGATGGCCGCGATCTCGACGGCGCTGCCGGCCAGCCGATGTTTACCGTCGGCGCCACCCCGACCGAGATCCAGATGACGCTGACCGACCCGCGCGGCATCGCCGCGGCGGCGGTCGGCGAAGGGGTGCGCGGCAACGGCAACATGGCCGCGCTCGCCGCCTTTCGCACCGACGGCGCGTTCGAGACGCGGCTGGCCGACAGCGTCACCGCCAACGCCGCCGCGCTGTCCGCGCGCCGCGACGTGGCGAGCGCGCAGGGCACGATCCGCGATGCCGCGGTCGCCGCGCGCGAGGGCGTGAGCGGCGTCGACCTCGACGAGGAAGCGGTGAATCTCATCCGCTTCCAGCAGGCGTATCAGGCATCGGGCCGGGTGATCCAGGTCGCGCGCGAGATCCTGCAGACCATCATCGACATCCGCTAG
- a CDS encoding rod-binding protein, whose translation MTQIPASTMPLNGIAGTAGGVSNDTSRLKSDANLQKAGERFEAIFTGMMLKSMRAAKLGDGLFDNKAGEQFRDMFDGRIAESMASHAPMGIGKAMTAFLEKTQGAAAPAAGDGEATP comes from the coding sequence GTGACCCAGATCCCCGCCTCGACCATGCCGCTCAACGGTATCGCCGGAACCGCCGGCGGCGTGTCGAACGACACGTCGCGGCTGAAGTCCGACGCGAACCTGCAGAAGGCGGGCGAGCGGTTCGAGGCTATCTTCACCGGCATGATGCTGAAGTCGATGCGCGCAGCCAAGCTTGGCGACGGCCTGTTCGACAACAAGGCGGGCGAGCAATTCCGCGACATGTTCGACGGCCGCATCGCCGAGAGCATGGCGAGCCACGCGCCGATGGGCATCGGCAAGGCGATGACCGCATTCCTCGAGAAGACGCAGGGCGCAGCCGCCCCGGCAGCTGGCGACGGTGAGGCGACGCCGTGA
- a CDS encoding flagellar basal body P-ring protein FlgI: MIRLLLAALTALLIATPAHADRIKDLGTFQGIRTNQLTGYGVVVGLPGTGDDNLEYTVQSMKGVTSRFGLQLPPGANPGLKNAAVVMITAELPAFAKPGQKLDITVSSMGKAKSLRGGTLILSPLYGADGAIYAMAQGNLAVGGLGAEGADGSKIVVNVPSSGRIPEGATVERAVDTGFASAPTLTFNLARADFTTAQNVANAINARYGMGTARALDGVSIAVNAPAGADVRATAMSGIENLDVTSAEAPAKVIVNARTGTVVINSAVRVSPAAVTHGKLTVRIDEQQRISQPAPFSKGETALEQKSAVGIEEEKRPMFLFAPGPKLADVVKAVNAIGASPADLVAILEALKEAGALKAELIVL; this comes from the coding sequence ATGATCCGCCTTCTCCTCGCCGCGCTGACCGCGCTCCTGATCGCGACGCCGGCGCACGCCGACCGCATCAAGGATCTCGGCACCTTCCAGGGCATCCGCACCAACCAGCTGACCGGATACGGCGTCGTCGTCGGCCTGCCGGGCACGGGCGACGACAACCTGGAATATACCGTCCAGTCGATGAAGGGCGTCACGTCGCGCTTCGGACTGCAGCTGCCGCCGGGCGCCAATCCGGGGCTGAAGAACGCCGCGGTCGTGATGATCACCGCGGAACTGCCAGCCTTCGCGAAGCCCGGCCAGAAGCTCGACATCACCGTGTCGTCGATGGGCAAGGCCAAGAGCTTGCGCGGCGGCACGCTGATTCTGTCGCCGCTCTACGGTGCGGACGGCGCGATCTATGCGATGGCGCAGGGCAACCTCGCGGTCGGCGGCCTGGGTGCGGAAGGCGCCGACGGGTCGAAGATCGTCGTCAACGTCCCCTCGTCGGGCCGCATCCCCGAGGGAGCGACGGTCGAGCGCGCGGTCGATACCGGATTTGCGTCGGCCCCAACCCTCACCTTCAACCTGGCGCGCGCCGACTTCACCACCGCGCAAAACGTCGCGAACGCGATCAACGCGCGCTACGGCATGGGCACCGCCCGCGCGCTGGACGGCGTGTCGATCGCGGTGAACGCCCCCGCCGGCGCCGACGTCCGCGCGACCGCGATGAGCGGAATCGAGAACCTCGACGTCACCTCCGCCGAGGCGCCGGCCAAGGTCATCGTCAACGCGCGCACCGGCACCGTCGTCATCAACTCGGCCGTCCGGGTCAGCCCCGCTGCGGTAACACATGGTAAACTTACTGTTCGTATTGATGAACAGCAGCGCATCAGCCAGCCGGCACCCTTTTCGAAGGGCGAGACGGCGCTGGAGCAGAAAAGTGCCGTCGGTATCGAGGAAGAGAAGCGCCCGATGTTCCTGTTCGCACCCGGACCGAAGCTCGCCGACGTCGTGAAGGCGGTGAACGCCATCGGCGCATCGCCGGCCGACCTGGTCGCGATCCTGGAGGCGCTGAAGGAAGCCGGCGCGCTGAAGGCGGAGCTGATCGTCCTGTGA
- a CDS encoding flagellar basal body L-ring protein FlgH yields MRTLLLACAALSAVAATPADAGLFGSKKKAVPPPEYRTVYAPPPAPVPAPANGAIFQVAGGYGGLYEGTRARAVGDPLTIVLVERTSASKSAGTKLDSGGGFGITPPTTGALNLFNQSDASISGKRNFGGTGTADQSNALSGEISVTVAEVLPNGTMIVQGQKTVTLNRGDEFVQIRGLVRPADISADNRVLSTRVADAKIAYTGRGDVARASRQGWLSRFFQVVSPF; encoded by the coding sequence ATGCGTACCCTGCTCCTCGCCTGTGCCGCGCTGTCGGCGGTCGCCGCCACGCCGGCCGACGCCGGCCTGTTCGGATCGAAGAAGAAGGCCGTGCCGCCGCCCGAATACCGGACGGTCTATGCCCCGCCCCCGGCGCCGGTGCCCGCGCCTGCCAACGGCGCGATCTTCCAAGTCGCGGGCGGCTATGGCGGCCTGTACGAGGGGACGCGCGCGCGCGCCGTCGGCGATCCGCTGACGATCGTGCTGGTCGAGCGCACCAGCGCATCGAAATCGGCGGGCACGAAGCTCGATTCGGGCGGCGGCTTCGGCATCACGCCGCCGACCACCGGCGCGCTCAACCTGTTCAACCAGAGCGATGCGAGCATCAGCGGCAAGCGCAATTTCGGGGGCACCGGCACCGCCGACCAGTCGAACGCGCTGTCGGGTGAGATCAGCGTGACGGTCGCCGAAGTGCTGCCCAACGGCACGATGATCGTGCAGGGGCAGAAGACGGTGACGCTGAACCGCGGCGACGAATTCGTCCAGATCCGCGGCCTCGTTCGCCCCGCCGACATCAGCGCCGACAACCGCGTGCTGTCGACCCGCGTGGCCGATGCGAAGATCGCCTACACCGGGCGCGGCGACGTCGCCCGCGCCAGTCGGCAGGGGTGGCTCAGCCGCTTCTTCCAGGTCGTCAGCCCGTTCTGA
- the flgG gene encoding flagellar basal-body rod protein FlgG: MGSAALHIARTGLDAQDTRMRVISNNLANVNTTGFKKDRAAFETLAYQVVTAPGAASTSETKYATGLNLGTGVRVQGTARIDTQGSLQTTGNSLDLALDGDGYFQVQLPGGQLGYTRAGNFSRSPEGLMVTSEGYQVMPGITVPEGTTAITIGQDGTVSASVAGQTEATQLGQIQVGSFANPAGLQSTGDNYLIETAASGAVNMGIAGQDGRGQVRQGMLEGSNVNVVEELVDMIETQRAYEVNSKMISATDEMLKYVNQNI, encoded by the coding sequence CCATATCGCCCGCACCGGCCTCGACGCGCAGGATACGCGGATGCGGGTCATCTCGAACAACCTCGCCAACGTGAACACGACCGGGTTCAAGAAGGATCGCGCGGCGTTCGAGACGCTCGCCTATCAGGTCGTGACCGCACCCGGCGCCGCCTCCACCTCGGAGACTAAATACGCGACGGGTCTGAACCTCGGCACCGGCGTGCGCGTGCAGGGCACGGCGCGCATCGATACGCAGGGGTCGCTCCAGACCACGGGCAACTCGCTCGACCTGGCGCTCGATGGCGACGGCTATTTCCAGGTGCAGCTGCCCGGCGGGCAATTGGGCTACACGCGCGCCGGCAATTTCAGCCGCTCGCCCGAGGGTCTGATGGTCACCTCGGAGGGCTATCAGGTGATGCCGGGCATCACCGTGCCCGAAGGCACCACCGCGATCACGATCGGCCAGGACGGCACCGTCTCCGCCTCGGTCGCGGGACAGACCGAGGCGACGCAGCTCGGCCAGATCCAGGTCGGCAGCTTCGCCAACCCGGCGGGCCTGCAGTCGACCGGCGACAATTACCTGATCGAGACCGCCGCCAGCGGCGCCGTCAACATGGGCATCGCCGGCCAGGACGGCCGCGGTCAGGTCCGCCAGGGCATGCTCGAAGGATCGAACGTCAACGTCGTCGAGGAACTCGTCGACATGATCGAGACCCAGCGCGCGTACGAGGTCAATTCGAAGATGATCTCAGCGACCGACGAAATGCTCAAATACGTCAACCAGAACATCTGA